The genomic window TCGCCCGGTGGCAGGCCCACCCCGGCCCCGGCGGCGCCGAGCTGGTGCTCGGCGGGCACCCGGTGGCCGACGCCCTGCGCCGGATCGGCCTGTCCCCGGTGCCGCTGGCCGCCTTCCGGGCCGTCGAGCACCGGAGCACCCTGCCCGCGGGCCGGCCGCTCGGGGACGCCGACGCCGCGCCGGGTGCGGGCCACCCCGGGCGGGACGCGGAGTTCGGGCGGTTCACCGTGGCGCACCCGGGGACCGCGCCGCTGTCGCAGTACGCGGAGCCCGCCGCCGTGTGACCCGCCGTCCGGGTCGCCGTCAGGCGAGCGCCTCGTCCAGGGCGGCCCAGGGGCCGAGCGCGGCGCCCGCCGCCCGCGCCCGCCGCTCCTCCTCCTCGCCCATCGCGGCGCGCAGCGCCTCGCGCAGCCGGTCGGCCAGCGCCTGCTGCGGCGACCAGCGCGCCACCCCGAGGCCGGCGCGGGCGGCGTCGGCGGCGCCGGCGAACCGGGCGGCCGCGGCGTCGCGGCCCTCGGCGAGCGCCAGCGCGGCGAGCGCCTCGAGGCAGGAGGCCACGCCCTCCAGGTCGCGGGTGCGCCGGTGCCGGGCCGCGGCCTCCTCCAGCCGGGCACGCGCCCGCGGCAGGTCGCCGGCCAGCAGCGCGGCGAGGGCGAGGGAGTCGGTGAGCAGCGCGGCCAGCTGGTCGTCGGCGGCGGCGAGGGCGAGGTCACGCGCCTCGCCGGCGACCCGCTCGGCGGCCTCGAGGTCCCCGCCGGCCAGCGCCACCGCCGTGCGCAGCATCCCGCTGAACGCGGCCGACCAGCCGTCCCCGCTGCGGCGCAGGTGCGCGAGGCCCTCGTCGAGCAGCGTGGCGACGTCGGGGTCGCCCGGCGTCAGGGTCATCGCCCGCGCGCCCAGGCCGTGACCCAGCAGCCAGGCGTCGTCGCGCCGCCGGGCGTCCTCGACGACGCCGTCGAGCAGGGGGACGGCGAGGGCGGGGGAGCCGCGGGCGATCCGCAGCGAGGCCCGGGCCCAGGCCAGCCGGCCGGCGAGGTCGGGCGGCAGCGCGGCGGCCGACGGCAGCTCCGCGGTCCGCTCGGCGAGGTCGGCCATCTCCGGCAGCAGGCCGTGCGCCCACCACCAGCGGACCAGCGGCGCGGTCAGCCGCACCGCCAGCTCGGCGCGGTCGGTGGCCACCGCCCAGCGCAGCGCGGCCCGCAGGTCGGCGGTCTCGGCGTCCAGCCGGGCCCGCCACAGCCGCGCCGCCGGGCCGGCCAGCCCGGCACCGGCCTCGGCGCCCAGGCCGGCCAGGTGCTGCGCCCAGCGGGTGCGGGTCGCCTCCTCCTCGCCGCGCTCGCGCAGCCGCTCGGCCGCGAACGCGCGCACCAGCTCGAGCATGCGGAAGCGCGGCTCGCCGTCGCCGGTGTCGGTGGGGGAGACCAGGCTGTGCCCGACCAGCGACGACAGCGTCTCCAGGACGTCGAGGTCCCCGCCGTCGGCGCCCACGGCCTCGGCGGTGTCGAGGGTGCAGCCGTCGGCGCACACCGACAGCCGGGCCAGCAGCGCCCGGCCGCGCTCGTCGAGCAGGTCGTGGCTCCAGGCGATCGTGGTCCGCAGCGTGCGCTGGCGGTCGGGGACGTCGACGTCGGGGT from Geodermatophilus normandii includes these protein-coding regions:
- a CDS encoding ATP-binding protein codes for the protein MTAPATEAIATPDRRLRVFVSSTLEELAAERRAVRDAVARLRLTPVMFELGARPHPPRDLYRAYLAQSEVFVGIYGDRYGWVGPDMTVSGLEDEIDLSAGMPRLLYVRTPAPDRDPRLARLLERVQAEGGVSTTPYRDPAELAERVADDLAVLLSERFARPAAAPPGLAAGWLPTPPTPMVDRTAELATVTGLLGDPAVQLVVLTGPGGIGKTRLALAAAAAVAPGRDGTWFVDLAGVRDPADVPAAVAEAVGVSSEGSRPVLEQIADRLAGRSALVVVDNLEQVAAAAPDLAVLLARCPRTQLLVTSRTVLRLRGEHDVPIEPLGTPAAGADGAAEAPAVQLFVARAQQADPAFRLTAATAGPVAEVVRRLDGLPLAVELAAARVRTLPPRLLLARLDRALGGALDMGDPDVDVPDRQRTLRTTIAWSHDLLDERGRALLARLSVCADGCTLDTAEAVGADGGDLDVLETLSSLVGHSLVSPTDTGDGEPRFRMLELVRAFAAERLRERGEEEATRTRWAQHLAGLGAEAGAGLAGPAARLWRARLDAETADLRAALRWAVATDRAELAVRLTAPLVRWWWAHGLLPEMADLAERTAELPSAAALPPDLAGRLAWARASLRIARGSPALAVPLLDGVVEDARRRDDAWLLGHGLGARAMTLTPGDPDVATLLDEGLAHLRRSGDGWSAAFSGMLRTAVALAGGDLEAAERVAGEARDLALAAADDQLAALLTDSLALAALLAGDLPRARARLEEAAARHRRTRDLEGVASCLEALAALALAEGRDAAAARFAGAADAARAGLGVARWSPQQALADRLREALRAAMGEEEERRARAAGAALGPWAALDEALA